One Perca flavescens isolate YP-PL-M2 chromosome 9, PFLA_1.0, whole genome shotgun sequence genomic window carries:
- the LOC114561493 gene encoding histone-lysine N-methyltransferase set-1-like: protein MQRRRRINPKDDARFYVTAESDKVGLDIKYINAVKGRGIFTSVPFEKGDFLLEYRGDLISKQECERRRSIYHDLLKVFMFEFHFNGKLWCVDAATENGSLGRLVNDDHMNPNAKMKYLTVQGKPHLCLFAVRDISPGEEITYNYGDSDWPWRCKVVEI from the exons ATGCAGCGGCGTAGACGCATTAATCCAAAGGATGATGCAAGATTTTATGTTACTGCTGAAAGTGACAAAGTGGGACTTGACATCAAGTACATCAATGCTGTAAAAG GCCGTGGCATCTTCACCTCTGTTCCATTTGAAAAGGGAGACTTTCTATTGGAATACAGAGGTGATCTAATAAGCAAGCAAGAATGTGAGAGGAGACGGAGCATTTACCATGACCTCCTCAAAGTGTTTATGTTCGAGTTCCATTTTAATGGAAAACTGTGGTG TGTTGATGCAGCAACAGAGAATGGGTCACTTGGCAGACTTGTAAATGACGACCATATGAACCCTAATGCCAAGATGAAGTACCTCACTGTGCAAGGGAAGCCCcatctctgtttgtttgcagtTCGAGACATAAGTCCAGGAGAGGAGATCACCTATAATTATGGTGACTCAGACTGGCCGTGGAGATGCAAGGTGGtcgaaatttga